ATAATTTATTCCTCCACCACCGATTATGCATCCACGATTTTTTGCGATCCTATCCATTACCTCTATAGGTAACTCCAGCTCTTCTTCTACCTTGTATCTCTCTACCACCTTTTCTTTTTCCTTCCTCCATAAACTTTCTATGAGTTTCAAAGCCAAGGTTTCCGTATCCATGATTTCATCTTTAATGGCTCCTGTAAAAGCTAAGTTTAATGCAACTTCCTCATCTTCAAATTTAGGCCATAGGATTCCTGGCGTATCCAAGAGCTCCATATTTCCCCTTAATCGAATCCATTGCTTACCTTTGGTAACGCCTGGCCGATCACCGGTTTTAGCACTTTTTTTCCCTGCTAATCTATTAATAATAGAAGATTTTCCTACATTAGGAATCCCTACAATCATAATCCGTATCGCTCTGCTTCTACGTCCCTTTTGTTTCAAAGCCTCCATTTTTTCCTTCACAGCATTTTCAGCTTCTATCGTAACTTCTCTTAATCCCTTTCCCTCAATAGTATTCATGGGAATCGCTTTTAAACCCTGGGCCTTATAAAAGTCTATCCATTGTCTTGTAATGTTATCATTCGCTAGATCAGATTTATTCAAAACAACCACTTTAGGTTTATTCCCGATGATTTCATCTATCATAGGATTTTTACTACTCAAAGGGATTCTTGCATCTAATAATTCAAACACCACATCTACTAGTTTTAACTGTTCTTTCAACAGTTCCCTAGTCTTCTTCATATGACCAGGATACCAATTAATATTCATTTTATCTCTCCTTTTAAAATCACCGAAGGATCATTAGAAGAATTACACAAGCAGCATTACTGATTTATTATTATGTAAAATAAAGGGACTGTAACCAGTCCCTTTATCTCTAGTACTTTTTCTTTTCTTTAATCTTAAAGGCAGCTTTACCAATTCTGTCTCTTAAGTAGAATAGCTTAGCTCTTCTTACTTTACCATGCTTCATTACTTCAATCTTTTCAATCTTAGGAGAGTGTAATGGGAAAGTCCTTTCTACACCAACACCATAAGAAATTCTTCTTACAGTAAAGGTTTCTGCAACGCTTCCACCTTGTTTTTTGATAACAATTCCTTCAAAAACCTGGATTCTTTCTCTGTTACCCTCTTTAATTCTCACATGTACTTTTACTGTATCACCAGTATTAAAATCTACTACTTCGCTTTTTAATTGCTCTTTTTCAATTGCTCTGATTAAATCCATAGTTGTACCTCCTTCCTTCCTAGACGTTCATATGATTTGCATAGAGGACCGTCCGTACTAACCTTGACAATTATATCATAACTATTATAATAGTTCAATAGTTAATCTCCATGATTTTTTAAAATTTCTATTATTCTTATATCTTCTTCAGTAAGCTCTGCTTTTTTTATTAAATCAGGTCTTCGATCAAGGGTAATTTCTAAAGATTTTCTCCTTCTCCATCCTTCAATCTCCCTATGATTCCCTGAAAATAATACTGAAGGTACTTCTAAATTTCTGAATTTTTTAGGACGGGTATAATGAGGATATTCCAACAAACCTGAATAAAATGATTCTTCTTGAAAACTTTCCTTTTGACCTAGCACCCCTGGTATCAACCTAGCTATGGTATCAATCATAACAGCAACAGGTAGTTCTCCTCCAGTCAATACAAAGTCTCCAATAGAAACCTCATCCGTTACTAATTCGTCAATGACCCTTTGATCAATGCCTTCATAATGACCACAAATAAAAACCAACTCTTTTTCCTTAGCCATCTCTATCGCCATCTGTTGGCTAAAGGTTTTTCCCTTGGGAGAACAGTAGATGGTTCTAGGTTTTGAAGTGCTATGAAGATTTTTTATCGTATTCTCATAACAATCAAATAGAGGTTGGGGAGTCATCACCATGCCAGCACCACCGCCATAGGGATAGTCATCTACTTTTTTATGCTTATTACTGGTAAAGTCTCTTATATTCACATATTCTATATCTAACAAACCTTTTTCCTGTGCGTTTTTTATGATGCTTACATTTAAAGGACCTTGAAACATTTCAGGAAATAAAGTCAAAACTTTTATAATCATTCTATCATTCCCTCAATTGGACGAACAATAATTTTACCTTTTTCTAAAGAGATTTCTGGCATAAATTCCTTTACAGCCGGAATCATGATTTCTTTTCCTTTATCATCTTTAATGATGTAAACTTCATTAGAGCCCGCTTGTAGCACTTGGACTACCTTCCCCAAATATTCATCCTGCAGGGTATAAACCGCCAGTCCAATAATATCTGCAATATAGTAGGTATCCTCTGGCAAGTCCCTCTTCTGACTTTCATCAATAAGCAAATATCTTCCTTTGAACTTTTCTACTAAATTAATATCCCCATAGTCTTTGAATGATAATAGGATATCTTTGGGGCGGTATTTTACTTTGTTGATATAAAATCTTTCTTCATAACCTTCTATGTACACCCACTCTAGCTCTTCAAATCGTTCATCATAATCTGTTAAAGAAAATATTTTCATTTCACCCTTTAGTCCATGGGTATTTAATATTTTACCAACTTTTAGATATTTCATAAGCTTACACCCTTTTAATTGATATATCTTAAGTATTGACCTAAAAACACTTTTTAAAACGCTTGTACAGAGTAAAATTTGAACAAGGATTAGGTTTGCCTAATCCTTGTGGGTTAAATAATTTCTACAATAACTCTTTTGTTTTCTTTGGTAGCAGCAGCCTTAACTACTGTTCTTATAGCTTTAGCAATTCTTCCCTGCTTACCAATGACTTTTCCCATATCTTCTGGGGCTACTTTTAGTTCTACTATAATTGATTGGTTGCCTTCAACCTCTGTAACAGTAACTTCTTCTGGATGATCTACTAGTGCCTTAGCAATTATCTCCACTAATTGACCCATGTGTATACCCCCCTAGTTTAAAAGATTATTATTCAATAATCCCATTCTTTTTGAATAAGTCCTTCACAGTATCAGTTGGTTGTGCACCATCATTTAACCACTTTGTTGCTTTTTCATTATCTATTCTAAGTTCCTTTGGTTGAGAAACTGGATTATAGTATCCGATTTCTTCAATAAATCTACCATCCCTAGGAGCTCTAGCATCAGCAACTACTATTCTGTAAAAAGGCTTTTTCTTAGCGCCCATTCTCTTAAGTCTAATTTTAACTGCCATCTTTTCACCTCCTTTAAATAATCACTTGTTTTATTTTCCAAAGAAAGGAAATTTAAATTTCCCACCTTTTTTTGCAGACTTTTCCATATCAGTAAACTGCTTCATCATCTTTCTTGTTTGTTCAAACTGCTTCATTAAGCGGTTTACCTGCTGTACTGTAGTACCACTACCAAGAGCAATCCTTTTTCTTCTACTACCATTAATCATGGATGGGTTCAGTCTTTCTTCTCTTGTCATAGACTGGATGATCGCTTGTATATGAAGTAGTTCTTTCTCATCAACTTCAAGGTTTTTAAGCTGTTTACCCCCAACCCCCGGAATCATTTCTAAAATTTGACTAAGAGGTCCCATGTTTTTCATTTGCTGTAATTGTTCTAAAAAATCTTCAAAGGTAAATTGTTGGGTTTTTATTTTGTTATGCAGATCCTTTGCTTTTTCTGCATCAAAGGAAGCCTGCGCTTTTTCTATAAGGCTTAAAACATCCCCCATACCTAATATCCTAGAAGCCATTCTATCAGGATAAAAAGGTTCTAGATCTTCAAGTTTTTCCCCTAACCCAACAAACTTTATGGGCTTATGGGTAACCGACCTAACAGATAGGGCAGCTCCACCTCTAGTATCTCCATCAAGTTTTGTTAAAACCACACCATCTATACCTAATTTACCATTAAACTCTTCTGCAACATTTACAGCATCCTGTCCTGTCATGGAATCTACTACTAATAATATCTCGTGAGGCTTAATCGTAGATTTTACATTCTGCAATTCTTCCATCAGTTCTTCATTAATATGAAGTCTGCCGGCGGTATCAATAATAATAACATCATTACCATGATTAACACCATGTTCAAACCCTGCCTTTGCAATATCTACAGGACTCATTTTGTCTCCCATTGTAAATACTGGAACCTCTACTTGACCCCCAACTACCTGCAACTGCTTAATAGCAGCTGGTCTGTAAATATCCCCAGCTATCAACAAAGGTCTTTTTCCTTGCTTTTTTAACAGTCCTGCTAACTTACCACAGGTAGTCGTTTTACCTGCCCCCTGTAGCCCCACTAACATAATCACCGTTGGCGGCTTAGAAGCAAAGGTAAGTTTGCTTTGGGTTTGCCCCATAAGCTCTGTTAGCTCTTCATTAACAATTTTTATAATCTGTTGCCCCGGTGTAAGACTTTCCAGCACTTCTGCGCCTACAGCCCTTTCCTTCACCTTTTGCACAAAATCTTTAACAACCTTAAAATTTACATCGGCCTCTAAAAGAGCTAGTTTCACTTCCCTCATCGCCTCAGCTACATCTTTTTCTGTCAACTTTCCTTTACCCTTTAACTTTTTTAGGGTATTTTGAAGCTTCTCCGCTAATCCTTCAAAAACCATTTTTTCACCTGCCTCGGGGACTCAATTATTTAATAACTCATCAAATACCAACTTCATAGCATTTATTTCTTTTTTTAGTTCTTCTATCGATGCGCCTTCATTAATTTTGTTTTCTAAGGCAAATACTTTTTCCTGAATTTTTTCTATATTGATCATTTTAGAATGAAACAAATGAAAGAGTTTTAATTTTTTTTCATAATCATACAAGATTTTTTCTGTTCTTTTAATGGTATCATAGACCGCCTGCCTTGACACATGAAGATCTTCTGCTATCTCTCCCAAAGATAAATCCTGATTATAATATAGGTCAATCATATCTCTTTGTTTTTCTGTAAGAAGTTGACTGTAAAAATCATAAAGCATAGATATTTCTACTTTTTTTTCTATCACCACAGTTCACCTCATACTTTTAATGTAAAGTATATTTCCTTTACATTAGGATTTTATACTAAAACATCTTAGCTGTCAAGTATTTTTTATTGACATTTTTTTTACTCTTCCCCAAATAGTGCCTTTACAAAGGCTTCTGAGGAAAACTCCTGTAAATCCTCCATTTGTTCTCCTACACCAATTAACTTTACAGGAATATTTAGTTCTTTGCTAATAGCAACAACAATTCCTCCCTTTGCAGTACCGTCTAACTTTGTTAAGACCAAACCAGAAATATTTGCTACTTCTTTAAATGTTTTAGCTTGCTGTATGGCATTCTGTCCTGTAGTGGCATCTAGCACTAATAACACTTCTTTGGTTGCTTGTGGGAACTCCCTTTCCACTACCTTAAACACTTTACCTAACTCATTCATAAGATTTTTCTTGTTATGAAGACGTCCAGCTGTATCACATATTAATACATCTACACTTCTAGCTTTAGCTGCTTGAATAGCATCATAGATAACAGCAGCAGGATCAGAACCCTCCTGGTGCTTAATTACATCCACCCCTACTCTATCCCCCCATATTTTCAATTGATCGATAGCAGCAGCTCTAAAGGTATCTCCAGCAGCCAACAACACCTTTTTACCTTGATTTTTTAACTTATGAGCAATTTTACCAATAGAAGTTGTCTTACCTACACCATTTACTCCCACAACTAAGATAATTGAAGGGGTTGGTTCAATATTCAAATCACTAGAAGCCAGTTTATCTAAAATTTCTGCTAGCTTTTCCTGTAATAGTTTTCTAATTTCCTGAGGATCAGTAATCTTTCGTTCTTTGATAGTATCTCTTAAATCATCAATTACTTCCATTGTTGTGTTTACGCCAAGATCTGCTGTGATAAGTATTTCTTCTAACTCTTCAAAAAGTTCTTCATCTATTTTTTGATAAGATTTAATAAGTACATCAATCTTATCAGTAATACCTTTCTTGGTTTTTGATAAGCCTTCCTTTAATCTTGCAAATAGGCTGACCTTTTCTACTGGTTTTTCTTTTTCTATTTCTTCTTCTATTTCTTCTTCTACTTCTTCTTCTATTTCTTCTTCTACTTCTTCTTCTATTTCTTCTTCTACTACTTCTTCTACTACTTCTTCTACTACTTCTTCTACTTCTTCTTCTATTTCTTCCTCTACTTCTTCTTCTATTTCTTCCTCTACTTCTTCTTCTATTTCTTCTTCTACTTCTTCTTCTATTTCTTCTTCTATTTCTTCCTCTACTTCTTCTTCTACTTCTTCTTCTATTTCTTCCTCTACTTCTTCTTCTACTTCTACTTCTTCTTCTACTTCTTCTTCTACTTCTTCTTCTATTTCTTCTTCTATTTCTTCCTCTATTTTCTCTACTTCGTCATTCTTGTTAAGTAGTTTATTCCATAGTTTCTTAAACATTAAATTTCCTCCTAACTAGCTATTTCTTTTTTTATTTCATTCTTCAATTTTACAGAAACAATCTTAGATATACCTTCTTCCTCCATAGTAACCCCATATAGCGCATCTGCATTTTCCATAGTGCCCTTCCTATGGGTTACAACAACAAATTGTGTCTCTTGGGAAAGTTCCTGTAGAAACTTTGCAAACCTACTGACATTGGCATCATCCAGTGCTGCTTCTATTTCATCTAAAATACAAAATGGAGTAGGTTTCACCAATAATATACCAAACAACAGTGCTATAGCTGTCAAAGCCCGCTCTCCCCCAGATAACAACGATAAGCTTTGCAGCTTTTTCCCAGGAGGCTGAGCAATGATTTCAATGCCACAGCTCAATAAGTCCTTCTCCTCTTGTAAAATCAGCTCTGCCTTACCCCCAGCAAAGAGTTTTACAAATACCTCATTAAAGTTCTTCTTAATTTTGTTAAACTCCTCAAAAAATTGCTTTTTCATGGTTTCTTCCATATCTATAATAACTTTTACTAAAGCTTCTCTTGCTTTTTCTAAATCATCTTTTTGCTGTCCTAAAAATTCGTACCTCTCTTTTACATTTTTATAATCTTCAATAGACTGAAGATTGATGGGCCCTAAATCTTTTATTTGATCCTTTAAAGCTTTAATTTCTTTCGTGATATTCAGTTGTTCTGGGATATCTTCTCTTATTTCCTTGGCATTGCTATAGGTCAGCTCGTATTCTTCCCATAACTTATTATAGAAGGTTTGTTGTTGCATTTCTAATCTAGTACACTTCATATCCAGTTTATAGATACTGTCATTTAAATCCTTTATTACTTCTTCAATTTGACCTAACAGTTCTTTCCTCTGGTTTTGCACCTGTAAAAGGCCATGTTTATCATTTTTTAGCTTTTCTAATTTATTCTGTAGGATCTCTAAGTTTTGGTTGAATTGTTGTAATTGATTTTTATTTTCACAAAGCTGCTGCTGTAACGCTTCATATTCTCTATTGCTCTTAATAATTTCTTTTTCTCTTTCCTGCGATTGAACTTCATTAACGCTAATCAGGGTTTGTAAATTCTCGATTTCCTGTAAAATTGATTTTTTTTGCTCCTTCATAGAGGCCAGATTAATTTTAACTTTGGTAATCTCATCCGTCAATATTTCCATTTGTTGTTTTCTACATGAAAGGTGTTTTTCATGGTCCTCCAACGTATGTTTTGTTTCAGAAATCTTCTCCTCCATATTTCGGATCTCTTGATGTATTTTCGTGTATTGTTCTAAGGTAGTCCCTTTAGCTGCTATAAGCTCTTCTGTTTCCCTTTCCATTTGTCTCATTAGACCAGCAATATGCCTGTTTTCTTCTTGTGCCTGTTGTATTTTGCTTTCCAGTGTTGCTTGCAGTATTTTATTTTCTTGTTGCTCTTCATACAAAACTTTTAATTTTTTATCTAGAATATCTATCGATGCTGCTAGGCTATCATACTTTGTTTGAATACTTACTTCTTGTTTTTTTAGCATTTCGATTGTCCCACTTAACTCCTCTAACTCTCTTTTTCTACCCAAGATGCTATTTCCTTTGAAGGCTGAACTTCCCCCCGTTAATGCTCCGCCTACATTCATCACATCTCCGTCCATTGTTACAATTTTAAATTTATATTTTAGTATCTTGGCAGCTTCTGTACCTACGTCCAAATTCGGAACAATCAACACCCTAGATAATAAACTAGAAAAAATCTGACTAAATTCATCATTAAAGTTTATTTTATCTATGGCGACTTCCACATTAGAAAGTTGCTTTAGAAGGCTTAATTCCTCTTGATTTATCTGTTTTTTTTGTATAGAAGTTAGTGGTAGAAGTGTAACTCTTCCTAAGTTATATTTTTTCAAATAGTGAATTAACCGCTTAGCATCTTCTTCATTTCTGGTAACAATATTTTGTATTGCTGGACCCAAAGCCGTTTCAATAGCAATCTCATAACCTTTTGACACCTTAAGCAAATTAGCTACAACACCGTAAATACCTTTCCCCAGCCCCAAATCCTTTTCACAAGCCCGTAAAGCATTTTTGACACTTTTATTATAGCCGTCATGGCCTTTTTCCATTTCTTCAAGAATACTTTTCTTGGATTTCTTATGGTTAACTTCATTTTTTATGGATTCCAGTTCCTTGTATGCTTGTTTTTTTTGATTTTCAAGATCGATTTTCTCAGCAGTTATTTTACTTACTTCTTTATTCGCATGACTTAAAACACCAGTTACTTCTTTTAAGTTTTGTTGTAACCCTCCGAACTTTTGTTGACCCTCTTCCCTCTTTCTTCTATAATCCATCTTATCTTTATCAACCTGTTCTATCCGTTGCTGCATTGTATTTATTAAGGTTTTAAAACTATTTTCTTCGCTCTTTTTATCCGCAATATCGTTTAAAGCATCAATAATGTAGGATTTTGATTTTTCCATATCCTGTTCCTTTAATGCGCTCAAATGGGATAAGTTTTTATATTCTAAAGTCTTATTCTCTAAGACACCAATCATATCTTGTATATCTGTATCGACTTTTTTTAATATATCAAGCTTCATCTCTAGCTCCTGCGTATTTTTGATGGTAGCCTTATGAATATCGTCAATTTCTCCTTTTAATCGCCCCTTATTTTGATCTAAGTGCATCAATTTCTCTTGATTTAAGTTGATCTCCCCCTCCTTTCTACCGATTTCATTCTGCGTATGGTGAAACTCACTTTGATAGATTTGTATTTCTTCTTCCCATGAGGTTATTTGCTTCTGCACTTCCATTAACTGTGCCTTATATGTTTCTTTTTCACTCTTTTTAAGGGCTAAGGACTTCTTAATCATCTCCACTTGTTGATGAATATGTTTCAATTCTATATCAGTTTTATCGATTTCCTTTATAAATAAATTTACTTCTAATTTTAATAGCGCTTCTTTAAGCCTCTTAAACTTTTCAGCTTGTATACTTTGGTTTTCTAAAGGCTTTAATTGTTTTTCCAGTTCTTGCAGTATATCTGTAAGTCTTGTCAGATTATCCTTTGTATTATCTAATTTTTTTTGTGCTTCATGTTTTCTATGTTTATACTTGACGATTCCCGCCGCCTCTTCAAATAATTGTCTTCGATCTTCTGATTTGCTACTTAATATCTCATCAATTTTTCCTTGGCCAATAACGGAGTATCCCTCTTTTCCTATGCCGGTATCCATAAATAATTCTCTAATATCTTTTAATCTACAGGAGGATTTGTTTAAATAATACTCACTTTCTCCAGAGCGATACATTCTTCTAGTAATGGTTACTTCTTCATAAGCTACAGGTAAAATTTGAGAACTATTATCCAGGGTTAAAGAAACTTCCGCTATACTTAAAGGCTTTTTGCTACTGGTACCTGAAAAAATAACATCCTCCATCTTACTACCTCTTAAGGATTTAACGCTTTGTTCCCCCAAAACCCATTTTATAGCATCAGAAATGTTACTTTTTCCACTACCATTAGGCCCTACCACAGCAGTAACTCCTTCTTCAAAATTCATCTCTATTTTATTTGCAAAGGATTTAAACCCATAAATTTCTAGTCTTTTTAAGTACAAAGAACCTACCTCCCAAACTTGCCTCAAAATAATTATAAAGCTATTTTAGCATAGAACATACAAATGACTCCATAAAGATTTTATAGATTTCTATCAAATATCAAAGATATCCTTATTTCTCCTTTAGGCATCTCAAGACAGTGCTTAATTATCATTTTTGATATTTTATATTTAGCAGCGAAATACTTTTTATTCCCCTGTTTAAAGCCAGCTACCTTAGAAGCGATACTAGGATGACAGTAGACCAGCAACATGGCTTCTCTGTCCTCATAAACACTTTTAAGCTTTTCTTCTATCAAGTCCTTGTAAATCTCCCCTTCAACAATTTCTCTAAAAGCAGGATGATAAGGTCCTGCTACAATCGTTTTTCCATGAGAAATATCTTCAGTATTCTGAAGACCTAATCGAATCACTGGTATATGATTTGCCTGAAACTGTAGTAAAAGTTCTTTGCATATAGCTACTGTTTCTTCAAAAGAAAAAGGCGTATATTCTCCCTGATAGTATAGGGCTTCTAAATGCGTATCTTTGATAACCATTGTAGGATAGATTCTAACAAAATTAGGTTTTAGTGAAATAATATCTTTCGCTGTCTGATGTATACTAGCGCTATGATCTCCAATGAGTCCCACCATCATTTGAAGGCCCAATCTAAATCCATAACCTTTAATTAGCTCTGCTGCATAAAAAACATCTTCTCGTTTATGTCCTCTACGGTTTAGTGCAAGAATCTCATCATCTGTAGATTGAACCCCTAGTTCAATCGCAGAAACACCATAGCTTTTAAGCAAATCCAGCCTATCTTTATCAATATAGTCAGGTCTTGTAGAAACCCTTATAGCATGAATGCAACCCTTTTTTTTCATTTTAAAAGCTGGTTTCAATAATTCAAGCTGCTTTCTTATAGGAATTCCCGTGAAACTTCCTCCATAAAAAGCCACCTCTTTGTTTGCAGCGTCTTTAGGGAATAGATTTAAATAATCGTCAATAAGCTGATAAACTTCTTTTTCTGTAACATCTTCAATTTCTCCAGCTATCTTCTTCTGATTACAAAAACTGCAATCATGGGGACAACCTTGATGAGGAATAAAAATAGGTATAATATAATTCTTCTTAGACATATTTCTTTAACCTCGCTTAATCGCTTCCTCAGCTGCTCTTTGCTCCGCTTCCTTTTTACTCTTTCCACTACCCCGTCCTATCACCTTTTCTCCTATTAAAACTTCTACATCAAAGCTTTTATTATGGTCTGGTCCATACTCTCTCACAACATTATAGGTAATTTTTTGCGAAGTTTTACTTTGTAGCAACTCCTGCAGATGTGTTTTATAATCCCGAAATAATATCCCTTTTGTGGCAAGATCTATACTCTCTAGGAAATGACTTAAAATAAATGCCTTAGCCTTTTCAATACCTCCATCTAAATAAATAGCTCCAATAACAGCTTCAAAGGCATCTGCTAAAATTGATTCCCTTTGCCTGCCTCCAGTAAATTCCTCACCTCTACCTAAAAATAAGTACTGACCTATATCTATTACTCTACCCTGAGCTGCTAAAGAAGCTTCGCAGACAACATT
The sequence above is drawn from the Clostridium formicaceticum genome and encodes:
- the ylxM gene encoding YlxM family DNA-binding protein, giving the protein MIEKKVEISMLYDFYSQLLTEKQRDMIDLYYNQDLSLGEIAEDLHVSRQAVYDTIKRTEKILYDYEKKLKLFHLFHSKMINIEKIQEKVFALENKINEGASIEELKKEINAMKLVFDELLNN
- the trmD gene encoding tRNA (guanosine(37)-N1)-methyltransferase TrmD; this translates as MIIKVLTLFPEMFQGPLNVSIIKNAQEKGLLDIEYVNIRDFTSNKHKKVDDYPYGGGAGMVMTPQPLFDCYENTIKNLHSTSKPRTIYCSPKGKTFSQQMAIEMAKEKELVFICGHYEGIDQRVIDELVTDEVSIGDFVLTGGELPVAVMIDTIARLIPGVLGQKESFQEESFYSGLLEYPHYTRPKKFRNLEVPSVLFSGNHREIEGWRRRKSLEITLDRRPDLIKKAELTEEDIRIIEILKNHGD
- the rimM gene encoding ribosome maturation factor RimM (Essential for efficient processing of 16S rRNA), with product MKYLKVGKILNTHGLKGEMKIFSLTDYDERFEELEWVYIEGYEERFYINKVKYRPKDILLSFKDYGDINLVEKFKGRYLLIDESQKRDLPEDTYYIADIIGLAVYTLQDEYLGKVVQVLQAGSNEVYIIKDDKGKEIMIPAVKEFMPEISLEKGKIIVRPIEGMIE
- a CDS encoding KH domain-containing protein, which produces MGQLVEIIAKALVDHPEEVTVTEVEGNQSIIVELKVAPEDMGKVIGKQGRIAKAIRTVVKAAATKENKRVIVEII
- the ffh gene encoding signal recognition particle protein, which codes for MVFEGLAEKLQNTLKKLKGKGKLTEKDVAEAMREVKLALLEADVNFKVVKDFVQKVKERAVGAEVLESLTPGQQIIKIVNEELTELMGQTQSKLTFASKPPTVIMLVGLQGAGKTTTCGKLAGLLKKQGKRPLLIAGDIYRPAAIKQLQVVGGQVEVPVFTMGDKMSPVDIAKAGFEHGVNHGNDVIIIDTAGRLHINEELMEELQNVKSTIKPHEILLVVDSMTGQDAVNVAEEFNGKLGIDGVVLTKLDGDTRGGAALSVRSVTHKPIKFVGLGEKLEDLEPFYPDRMASRILGMGDVLSLIEKAQASFDAEKAKDLHNKIKTQQFTFEDFLEQLQQMKNMGPLSQILEMIPGVGGKQLKNLEVDEKELLHIQAIIQSMTREERLNPSMINGSRRKRIALGSGTTVQQVNRLMKQFEQTRKMMKQFTDMEKSAKKGGKFKFPFFGK
- the rplS gene encoding 50S ribosomal protein L19; this encodes MDLIRAIEKEQLKSEVVDFNTGDTVKVHVRIKEGNRERIQVFEGIVIKKQGGSVAETFTVRRISYGVGVERTFPLHSPKIEKIEVMKHGKVRRAKLFYLRDRIGKAAFKIKEKKKY
- the ylqF gene encoding ribosome biogenesis GTPase YlqF, whose product is MNINWYPGHMKKTRELLKEQLKLVDVVFELLDARIPLSSKNPMIDEIIGNKPKVVVLNKSDLANDNITRQWIDFYKAQGLKAIPMNTIEGKGLREVTIEAENAVKEKMEALKQKGRRSRAIRIMIVGIPNVGKSSIINRLAGKKSAKTGDRPGVTKGKQWIRLRGNMELLDTPGILWPKFEDEEVALNLAFTGAIKDEIMDTETLALKLIESLWRKEKEKVVERYKVEEELELPIEVMDRIAKNRGCIIGGGGINYTRTANMVLDEFRAGKIGKISLETPV
- the smc gene encoding chromosome segregation protein SMC, encoding MYLKRLEIYGFKSFANKIEMNFEEGVTAVVGPNGSGKSNISDAIKWVLGEQSVKSLRGSKMEDVIFSGTSSKKPLSIAEVSLTLDNSSQILPVAYEEVTITRRMYRSGESEYYLNKSSCRLKDIRELFMDTGIGKEGYSVIGQGKIDEILSSKSEDRRQLFEEAAGIVKYKHRKHEAQKKLDNTKDNLTRLTDILQELEKQLKPLENQSIQAEKFKRLKEALLKLEVNLFIKEIDKTDIELKHIHQQVEMIKKSLALKKSEKETYKAQLMEVQKQITSWEEEIQIYQSEFHHTQNEIGRKEGEINLNQEKLMHLDQNKGRLKGEIDDIHKATIKNTQELEMKLDILKKVDTDIQDMIGVLENKTLEYKNLSHLSALKEQDMEKSKSYIIDALNDIADKKSEENSFKTLINTMQQRIEQVDKDKMDYRRKREEGQQKFGGLQQNLKEVTGVLSHANKEVSKITAEKIDLENQKKQAYKELESIKNEVNHKKSKKSILEEMEKGHDGYNKSVKNALRACEKDLGLGKGIYGVVANLLKVSKGYEIAIETALGPAIQNIVTRNEEDAKRLIHYLKKYNLGRVTLLPLTSIQKKQINQEELSLLKQLSNVEVAIDKINFNDEFSQIFSSLLSRVLIVPNLDVGTEAAKILKYKFKIVTMDGDVMNVGGALTGGSSAFKGNSILGRKRELEELSGTIEMLKKQEVSIQTKYDSLAASIDILDKKLKVLYEEQQENKILQATLESKIQQAQEENRHIAGLMRQMERETEELIAAKGTTLEQYTKIHQEIRNMEEKISETKHTLEDHEKHLSCRKQQMEILTDEITKVKINLASMKEQKKSILQEIENLQTLISVNEVQSQEREKEIIKSNREYEALQQQLCENKNQLQQFNQNLEILQNKLEKLKNDKHGLLQVQNQRKELLGQIEEVIKDLNDSIYKLDMKCTRLEMQQQTFYNKLWEEYELTYSNAKEIREDIPEQLNITKEIKALKDQIKDLGPINLQSIEDYKNVKERYEFLGQQKDDLEKAREALVKVIIDMEETMKKQFFEEFNKIKKNFNEVFVKLFAGGKAELILQEEKDLLSCGIEIIAQPPGKKLQSLSLLSGGERALTAIALLFGILLVKPTPFCILDEIEAALDDANVSRFAKFLQELSQETQFVVVTHRKGTMENADALYGVTMEEEGISKIVSVKLKNEIKKEIAS
- the rpsP gene encoding 30S ribosomal protein S16, with translation MAVKIRLKRMGAKKKPFYRIVVADARAPRDGRFIEEIGYYNPVSQPKELRIDNEKATKWLNDGAQPTDTVKDLFKKNGIIE
- a CDS encoding elongator complex protein 3, producing MSKKNYIIPIFIPHQGCPHDCSFCNQKKIAGEIEDVTEKEVYQLIDDYLNLFPKDAANKEVAFYGGSFTGIPIRKQLELLKPAFKMKKKGCIHAIRVSTRPDYIDKDRLDLLKSYGVSAIELGVQSTDDEILALNRRGHKREDVFYAAELIKGYGFRLGLQMMVGLIGDHSASIHQTAKDIISLKPNFVRIYPTMVIKDTHLEALYYQGEYTPFSFEETVAICKELLLQFQANHIPVIRLGLQNTEDISHGKTIVAGPYHPAFREIVEGEIYKDLIEEKLKSVYEDREAMLLVYCHPSIASKVAGFKQGNKKYFAAKYKISKMIIKHCLEMPKGEIRISLIFDRNL
- the rnc gene encoding ribonuclease III; this translates as MPHINSHTEEYISRLQETLNYRFRNIDILKEALTHSSYANESKNKKVRYNERLEFLGDSVLSLVISEYVFLKYKHLPEGELTKVRANVVCEASLAAQGRVIDIGQYLFLGRGEEFTGGRQRESILADAFEAVIGAIYLDGGIEKAKAFILSHFLESIDLATKGILFRDYKTHLQELLQSKTSQKITYNVVREYGPDHNKSFDVEVLIGEKVIGRGSGKSKKEAEQRAAEEAIKRG